The following coding sequences are from one Geodermatophilus normandii window:
- a CDS encoding aminotransferase class I/II-fold pyridoxal phosphate-dependent enzyme, with the protein MHHGHPPTPSPTGGRRDAFAPLLDNPLAALFREHDRAGVATHGVPTGGAPEPVTVYDDGVPRVNLGSNNYLGLAGDPRVVEAAVDAVRRFGTSTSGSRVLNGTTRLHLQLEEELADHYGVEAAVLTSSGVNANVALLSTAGGPGDALLVDAHAHASVHAGAAASRGTVVRFRHNSLESLAQRLGRLDPRAGVVVVVDGVYSMSGETAPLAGLADLCAVHGARLVVDEAHGLGVLGERGRGAAEHCGVLDRVDAVTLAFSKSLASVGGAVLTSRAVADGIRASAVPYVFSAANEPAGVGAALAALRILRAEPERRDRLRENGARLRVELSVAGAPPLPGSGAVVAVPTGSEEATAAAWRAAYEAGVYCNAVAYPAVPRGQGVLRLSVMATHTAEQLQAAASSVAAAVRSARDAQAPERALGGRLAVA; encoded by the coding sequence CGCACGGCGTCCCCACCGGCGGCGCGCCCGAGCCGGTCACCGTCTACGACGACGGCGTCCCGCGGGTGAACCTGGGCAGCAACAACTACCTCGGCCTGGCCGGCGACCCCCGCGTGGTCGAGGCCGCCGTCGACGCCGTCCGCCGCTTCGGGACCAGCACCTCCGGCAGCCGCGTCCTCAACGGCACGACCCGGCTGCACCTGCAGCTGGAGGAGGAACTGGCCGACCACTACGGCGTCGAGGCGGCGGTGCTGACCTCCTCGGGCGTGAACGCCAACGTCGCGCTCCTGTCCACCGCGGGCGGCCCCGGCGACGCGCTGCTGGTCGACGCGCACGCGCACGCCAGCGTCCACGCCGGGGCGGCCGCCAGCCGCGGCACCGTCGTCCGGTTCCGGCACAACAGCCTGGAGTCGCTGGCGCAGCGGCTGGGCCGGCTCGACCCGCGGGCCGGCGTCGTCGTCGTCGTCGACGGGGTCTACTCGATGTCCGGTGAGACCGCGCCGCTCGCCGGGCTCGCCGACCTGTGCGCCGTCCACGGCGCGCGCCTGGTCGTCGACGAGGCGCACGGCCTCGGCGTCCTCGGCGAGCGGGGCCGCGGGGCGGCCGAGCACTGCGGGGTCCTCGACCGGGTCGACGCCGTGACGCTCGCGTTCAGCAAGTCGCTGGCCAGCGTGGGCGGTGCGGTGCTGACGTCGCGGGCGGTGGCCGACGGCATCCGCGCCAGCGCCGTGCCCTACGTCTTCAGCGCCGCCAACGAGCCGGCCGGCGTCGGTGCGGCCCTCGCGGCGCTGCGCATCCTGCGCGCGGAGCCCGAGCGCCGCGACCGGCTGCGGGAGAACGGTGCCCGGCTGCGCGTCGAGCTGTCGGTGGCCGGCGCTCCCCCGCTGCCCGGCAGCGGCGCGGTGGTCGCCGTCCCCACCGGCAGCGAGGAGGCGACGGCCGCGGCGTGGCGAGCCGCCTACGAGGCCGGCGTCTACTGCAACGCGGTGGCCTACCCGGCCGTGCCGCGCGGGCAGGGGGTGCTGCGGCTGTCGGTGATGGCCACGCACACCGCCGAGCAGCTGCAGGCCGCCGCGAGCTCGGTGGCCGCGGCCGTCCGGTCGGCCCGGGACGCGCAGGCCCCCGAGCGGGCGCTCGGCGGGCGGCTCGCGGTCGCCTGA
- a CDS encoding SRPBCC family protein → MTLRIPPSVAVSVDVEAPPAAVWAVLADPTRVGEWSGECVRAAWLPGSSRVVPGARFRGWNRSGWSRWARVCEVTEVDPGRLLAWRTVPGGPYRDRTQWRVTLTPTATGTRVEQRYDLTGMPALLERVAALLLPAHRDRTAGLRADLERLGRVAAGVPA, encoded by the coding sequence GTGACCCTGCGCATCCCGCCGTCGGTGGCGGTGTCGGTGGACGTCGAGGCGCCGCCCGCGGCGGTGTGGGCGGTGCTCGCCGACCCGACCCGGGTGGGGGAGTGGAGCGGGGAGTGCGTCCGGGCGGCGTGGCTGCCCGGCTCGTCGCGGGTCGTCCCCGGCGCCCGGTTCCGCGGGTGGAACCGCTCGGGCTGGTCGCGGTGGGCGCGCGTGTGCGAGGTCACCGAGGTCGACCCGGGACGGCTGCTCGCCTGGCGCACCGTCCCGGGCGGCCCCTACCGCGACCGGACGCAGTGGCGGGTGACGCTCACGCCCACCGCCACGGGCACGCGCGTCGAGCAGCGCTACGACCTCACCGGCATGCCGGCGCTCCTGGAGCGGGTGGCGGCGCTGCTGCTGCCCGCGCACCGCGACCGGACCGCCGGGTTGCGCGCAGACCTCGAGCGGCTCGGCCGGGTGGCGGCCGGCGTCCCCGCGTGA
- a CDS encoding MBL fold metallo-hydrolase has protein sequence MADLARTARVDVLLEGYARLPNVAGTVSLVRDAGRVVVVDPGMVAARDLLLRPLRDLGVAPEDVTDVVVSHHHLDHTVNIALFPVVPVHDFQSVIEGDVFTRRPADGVELTPAVRLLATPGHTPQDVTTLVGTPDDVVALTHLWWTGEGPADDPYAPDREQLREQRQRVLDLATLVVPGHGAPFRPGTTTPR, from the coding sequence ATGGCCGACCTCGCCCGCACCGCCCGCGTCGACGTCCTGCTCGAGGGCTACGCCCGGCTGCCGAACGTCGCCGGCACGGTGAGCCTGGTCCGCGACGCCGGGCGGGTGGTCGTCGTCGACCCGGGGATGGTGGCCGCCCGGGACCTGCTGCTGCGCCCGCTGCGCGACCTGGGCGTGGCGCCGGAGGACGTCACCGACGTCGTCGTCAGCCACCACCACCTCGACCACACGGTCAACATCGCGCTGTTCCCGGTGGTGCCGGTCCACGACTTCCAGTCGGTCATCGAGGGCGACGTCTTCACCCGCCGCCCGGCCGACGGGGTCGAGCTGACGCCGGCGGTGCGGCTGCTGGCCACGCCCGGGCACACCCCGCAGGACGTGACGACGCTGGTGGGCACGCCCGACGACGTCGTCGCGCTGACCCACCTGTGGTGGACCGGCGAGGGCCCCGCCGACGACCCGTACGCGCCGGACCGCGAGCAGCTGCGGGAGCAGCGCCAGCGCGTGCTGGACCTGGCCACGCTGGTCGTCCCGGGCCACGGCGCACCCTTCCGCCCGGGGACGACGACGCCGCGCTAG
- a CDS encoding FmdB family zinc ribbon protein, protein MPTYQYVCANPEGKHQFEVVQSFTDAAVAECPTCGAAVRKVYGSVGVVFKGSGFYRTDSRSGSSASEKAASTPASSDSASSSTSSTTSSSSSKESSGSSSSSSSAGAKAAGS, encoded by the coding sequence GTGCCCACGTACCAGTACGTCTGCGCCAACCCCGAGGGCAAGCACCAGTTCGAGGTGGTGCAGTCCTTCACCGACGCGGCCGTGGCCGAGTGCCCGACCTGCGGCGCCGCGGTGCGCAAGGTCTACGGCTCGGTCGGCGTGGTCTTCAAGGGCTCGGGCTTCTACCGCACCGACAGCCGCTCCGGCTCGTCGGCGAGCGAGAAGGCCGCGAGCACCCCGGCGTCCTCGGACTCGGCGTCCTCGAGCACCTCGTCGACGACGTCGTCGTCGTCGTCGAAGGAGTCCTCCGGCAGCTCGTCGTCCTCCTCCAGCGCCGGCGCGAAGGCCGCCGGCAGCTGA
- the cpaB gene encoding Flp pilus assembly protein CpaB: MPRLRLRLRRPRSPATLLRRCLAAALAVGALVLALRPPPVPAAAPPPGTPVVTAAADLPAGTVLTPALLRTAELPAAAVPAGGAADPASLAGRVLAAPLRAGEPVTDVRLLGPGLTALLPPGQVAAPVRLADLAVAGLAAAGDRVDVLATASGAARAEVVASGALVLAAPPEGSPDGPAGGGLLVLAVDEATAATLAAAATTATLTLSLPGSP; this comes from the coding sequence GTGCCCCGCCTCCGCCTCCGCCTCCGCCGTCCCCGCTCCCCCGCCACCCTGCTGCGCCGGTGCCTCGCGGCGGCGCTGGCCGTCGGCGCCCTCGTGCTCGCCCTGCGCCCGCCGCCGGTCCCGGCGGCGGCCCCGCCTCCCGGCACGCCGGTCGTCACCGCCGCCGCCGACCTGCCGGCGGGCACCGTCCTCACCCCGGCCCTGCTGAGGACCGCCGAGCTGCCGGCCGCGGCGGTCCCCGCCGGCGGAGCGGCCGACCCGGCGTCGCTGGCCGGCCGGGTGCTCGCCGCGCCACTGCGGGCAGGCGAGCCGGTCACCGACGTCCGGCTGCTCGGCCCGGGCCTGACGGCGCTGCTCCCGCCCGGTCAGGTCGCCGCACCGGTCCGGCTGGCCGACCTCGCCGTCGCCGGGCTGGCCGCGGCCGGGGACCGGGTCGACGTGCTCGCCACCGCGTCCGGCGCGGCGCGCGCCGAGGTGGTCGCCTCCGGGGCCCTGGTCCTGGCCGCACCGCCCGAGGGGAGCCCGGACGGCCCGGCCGGCGGCGGGCTGCTCGTGCTCGCCGTCGACGAGGCCACCGCCGCCACTCTGGCCGCTGCGGCCACCACCGCCACGCTCACGTTGAGCCTGCCGGGGTCGCCGTGA